Proteins encoded in a region of the Populus alba chromosome 13, ASM523922v2, whole genome shotgun sequence genome:
- the LOC118059389 gene encoding uncharacterized protein isoform X1 has product MRTLLNSRPLTPPPPFLTSNFHSSPPPCTLFHYSFRPNKRIHFLTPCSSLKQRKKQPQTLRKTNAPQSLRWFLNPKGDDSDDKIKGDGGEAEEGLEGDTAFKGTLLAGVLLVGVVGGFGAFGYIYKDQINAFLNQFSGFIEGYGPAGYALFVAVYAGLEILAIPAIPLTMSAGLLFGSLIGTIIVSISGTVAASIAFLIARYFARERILKLVQGNKKFLAIDKAIGENGFKVVTLLRLSPLLPFSLGNYLYGLTSVKFIPYVLGSWLGMLPGTWAYVSAGAFGRAIIQEESELGLGGGNGGLWTLGLGLLVTAIAATYVTRLAKDAVKDIE; this is encoded by the exons ATGCGCACCCTCCTCAACTCAAGGCCTCTAACACCCCCACCACCATTTCTCACGTCAAATTTCCATTCTTCTCCTCCGCCTTGCACTCTCTTTCACTACAGCTTTAGACCTAACAAACGAATTCATTTCTTAACTCCTTGTTCTTctttaaagcaaagaaagaaacaacCACAGACTCTTAGAAAGACTAATGCCCCGCAAAGTCTAAGGTGGTTCTTGAATCCAAAAGGTGATGATAGTGATGATAAGATTAAAGGTGATGGTGGTGAAGCTGAAGAGGGATTGGAGGGAGACACTGCATTCAAAGGTACCCTTTTGGCTGGAGTCTTGTTGGTTGGTGTTGTTGGTGGGTTTGGTGCTTTCGGGTATATCTATAAGGATCAGATTAATGCTTTCTTGAACCAGTTTTCTGGGTTTATTGAAG GTTATGGACCAGCTGGATATGCTTTATTTGTAGCAGTTTATGCAGGATTGGAA ATCCTTGCAATTCCAGCAATTCCATTAACCATGTCAGCAGGTCTTCTTTTTGGCTCTCTTATTGGCACCATTATTGTCTCCATAAGTGGAACG GTTGCTGCAAGCATCGCATTTCTGATAGCTAGATATTTTGCTCGTGAGCGAATTCTTAAACTAGttcaaggaaataaaaaatttcttgcaaTTGACAAAGCAATTGGGGAAAATGGGTTCAAAGTTGTCACCCTTCTTCGTTTGAGCCCTTTGCTTCCATTTTCTCTCGGGAATTATTTGTACGGATTGACATCTGTTAAGTTCATCCCCTATGTCTTGGGAAG TTGGTTGGGGATGCTTCCAGGAACATGGGCTTATGTGAGTGCTGGTGCATTTGGCCGTGCAATTATT CAAGAGGAATCTGAGCTCGGATTAGGTGGAGGTAATGGTGGGCTTTGGACACTTGGACTGGGATTATTGGTCACGGCAATTGCTGCAACTTATGTAACACGGCTTGCTAAG GATGCTGTAAAAGACATTGAGTAG
- the LOC118059389 gene encoding uncharacterized protein isoform X2 codes for MRTLLNSRPLTPPPPFLTSNFHSSPPPCTLFHYSFRPNKRIHFLTPCSSLKQRKKQPQTLRKTNAPQSLRWFLNPKGDDSDDKIKGDGGEAEEGLEGDTAFKGTLLAGVLLVGVVGGFGAFGYIYKDQINAFLNQFSGFIEGYGPAGYALFVAVYAGLEILAIPAIPLTMSAGLLFGSLIGTIIVSISGTVAASIAFLIARYFARERILKLVQGNKKFLAIDKAIGENGFKVVTLLRLSPLLPFSLGNYLYGLTSVKFIPYVLGSWLGMLPGTWAYVSAGAFGRAIILWSLASTQRVKGTCSQLPCKQTPPFFPDPLFSMPFT; via the exons ATGCGCACCCTCCTCAACTCAAGGCCTCTAACACCCCCACCACCATTTCTCACGTCAAATTTCCATTCTTCTCCTCCGCCTTGCACTCTCTTTCACTACAGCTTTAGACCTAACAAACGAATTCATTTCTTAACTCCTTGTTCTTctttaaagcaaagaaagaaacaacCACAGACTCTTAGAAAGACTAATGCCCCGCAAAGTCTAAGGTGGTTCTTGAATCCAAAAGGTGATGATAGTGATGATAAGATTAAAGGTGATGGTGGTGAAGCTGAAGAGGGATTGGAGGGAGACACTGCATTCAAAGGTACCCTTTTGGCTGGAGTCTTGTTGGTTGGTGTTGTTGGTGGGTTTGGTGCTTTCGGGTATATCTATAAGGATCAGATTAATGCTTTCTTGAACCAGTTTTCTGGGTTTATTGAAG GTTATGGACCAGCTGGATATGCTTTATTTGTAGCAGTTTATGCAGGATTGGAA ATCCTTGCAATTCCAGCAATTCCATTAACCATGTCAGCAGGTCTTCTTTTTGGCTCTCTTATTGGCACCATTATTGTCTCCATAAGTGGAACG GTTGCTGCAAGCATCGCATTTCTGATAGCTAGATATTTTGCTCGTGAGCGAATTCTTAAACTAGttcaaggaaataaaaaatttcttgcaaTTGACAAAGCAATTGGGGAAAATGGGTTCAAAGTTGTCACCCTTCTTCGTTTGAGCCCTTTGCTTCCATTTTCTCTCGGGAATTATTTGTACGGATTGACATCTGTTAAGTTCATCCCCTATGTCTTGGGAAG TTGGTTGGGGATGCTTCCAGGAACATGGGCTTATGTGAGTGCTGGTGCATTTGGCCGTGCAATTATT CTTTGGTCATTGGCTTCAACTCAAAGAGTCAAGGGGACATGTAGTCAGCTTCCCTGTAAACAAACACCACCCTTCTTTCCCGACCCTTTGTTCTCAATGCCATTTACGTGA